TGGGTGGTGGCGATGAAGAAGTAGCGGTTCAGCAGAGGCAGCTCCTTGCGGACGACGCGGCCCGTGGCGGTGTTGACCAAGAGGCGCGAGTCGTTCTGGAAGAGCTCGTCGATGATGATCCaccggcgcgggcggaagcGGAGGCCCGTTGGATCATCCTTGGGGTCGTCGGTGGCGGAGCGCCAGCTGGGGCAGACGGCGCGGAAGTCCATGTAATAGTTGACGTCGTTGGTGTCGAGGAGGCAGCCGGCGATGAGGCGGACGACATCCGGCGGGAGCGACGACCAGCCTGCGGACGGCATGGTTGATGGTaggttgtgtgtgtgtgtgtgtgtgcgcgtgtGTGCGTCAGTCTGTGGCGTACTTGGATTaatcttgtttctttcttgtggcgagaggaagaagatgaccgGCCGGGTAGGCGAAAGGGGTTTGTGAAGGCGGGCGCTTTGTAATTGGATGATCGAGCGCTAGAATTGAACAAGGGCGTTGGGAATTCACACGCATTAATTACTGCGTGGGAAATGACAAGTCGTAATTACTGCTCTGCAGGAGACCGTAATTTGTTGCATTTCCCCGTGTGGTATttgttttgacaaaaaaaatagagagtTGAATCAGTTATGCGTGTACCACTTTGTGTGTACTGCTTGAAAGTTGAAACTGGCATTGCTAAGGATATTGTCTCTGTTTTTTCATGGAATAACCAAACTTAAACATAAAAACATTGGTCAAAATATCACTAGAGGACCGAGCAGCCACTAGTAGACTCGatgcgggcgggcggcgggaaAATACGCATGCAGGAAGAAGCGCGGGGTGAAATGTCCGCGTGCCAACCATTTCTAGGGGAGATATCGGTACCCAGAAAGAGGTATGCGGGATCCGAGTATATGCAGGCTCAAGGTTTACGGGCCTAACATTGTCGACCATAACCCCCAGGTTTGCTTCCTGTAATCCTGTTTCTATGCCCTATTTGATTGACCGGGGGCGGGGCGAAGGGGCGGGGCCTACCGCCGATTGTGGAAGTTACGGCTGTTAGCAGGGTTCTGGCCGACGGAGGAAGACTGACTGGGAGGTGGTAGGTAACCTTGATTGTGCTAGCTGGGGGGTTAATATTCACTATTTGGGTTCAATTGGCATTGGCATATGTCTCAATCAAGCCTCAACTCCTGCAAGCTATGAAACAAATGCCTTTTGAGTTGTGTATATTGAATCATGTATTGagaaaattgaatttttgCATTGTTTGAAAAGATTGAATTCTCTTTACCTTACTACCGCCTACATGTGATACTGTTTGATGTTTCTGGCCTTCAAACATGGTGCTGCAGGTGTTTGGAAAGCTTTGTGCCACACTTAAGTGCATCTTTTTGCTATGGGGTTGGGATGATTCCTTTGACGAGTACATTAAATTCTCATTTGGATGGGAGTCATGGGAGGAGCTTATCTTCCCCTGGTCAAAGGACATGGTGTATATCATGCTTATTAACTTCTTGTCATGGACAGCAATGGTGGTTGCAACTTTGTCCCTTGCCATTAACGCATCTGGTCAGGCACGCTATGAACTGGCCACTATCATTTTCTTAGTTGGAGGAAGTCTGAGTGTGTGCTATGTCACGAAGCGTGCCGCGAATCGTGCTAAGGCACCGCTGGAAGCAAAAGCTTTTGCACCAAAGGCTAAGGTTCTGAGGGACGGGATATGGAGAGATGAGGATGCAGCCAATCTTGTTCCTGGGGATATCATATATCTCAAGTGTTGACTGTGTGAACGGCTCTCAAATATATTACGGATGGGCTGTGTCCTGCGGCGAAGGAACTGTTGTTGTTACAGCGACAGGCTATGGCATCCCCAGGAGCACTCTAATGATTTATCCCGAACGTTTTGCGCGTCCTGGGCAACTTAGAAAGGGTGTCATGGCTGCTGGCTCCTTATGCTTTTGCTTGGTACTTGTTGGCGTCATTGCCGAGGCTGTTGTCGACTTCTTTTTCAAGCAAAATTTGGGCCACTTCATGCCGCTGCTTGGTGTAATACCAATGGCCATGCCTGCTGTGCTTCGTAGGTTTATGTTGTTTCATCTACTCTCCATGCTGtgagtacaattttttttttgacgtgGAGTACAAATATAAAATtgtgattgattttttttcttgcactATTAAATGTAAACCTATTGCACTAATAAATCTGTTTATCTGTTGAAGTTTGCTGTCAGGCTTATACTATTTCTACGGAGGATCGATTTACCCTGTTTTCTGACACTGTTGATTGCTGCTTGTAACTACTGTGAGTTTGTAGTTTTGTTATCCTTCTAATAGTGTTAACTTtccaataatatttttattatttgttTCGTGGTTCGTTACCTGACTATTATTTTGATTCCCAGGCACATCAAGTGTGATGTTATTTGATAGGGTCAAATTGTCTAAATCACCAAATAACTGGACAGCAAAAAGGATTATTGCAACTGGCGCTGCTTTTGGATGCTATATAACCCTGAGTACAGTCGTTTTTTTCATAGTTGCAATGAGGACCGATTTAACTGTGAGAACTTATTGCCCTGAATTTTTTACTTGTGATATTCTTATTCTGTATCTAATTAATAGTATTTGACAGAACATATTCAAATCAAGATCGCTCTCCAGCCACATCGAGGAGATTAACTCTGTCTTATTCCTTCAAATGAGCATTGTTAACCATGCAATTGGACTTTTTGCCCAATCATATGATGGCCACTTTACTCGTCCTGGAGCTCTTGTCACAATTTCTTTTGTTATACCTCAACTGGTGAGCTAATTCCCTTCTCTTTTTCTACCTAAGTTAACATGTCTGTAGTTTCctctgctatttttttttcattttataaataaaccatCTCCCCATTCTCAAGTAACATGAGCCTGCAATGCACTTGTTATATGTGTCCCCAGTCCTAATTCTTATGCGAAGCAGAAAAGTACTTGTTAAAATGATCCTGATTTTGCTTGTTTTGAACTTGGCTCGTTCATAGCAGTATTGCCGGTATAAGATACATCTCCTAAGGCCGATGAGTTATTCGAGCTCTCAGAGCTCCACGACTGCGCAGCTGCAGTTTTGCTCGATCTAGGCGAATTTTTTGGTGAGATAGTTTGGTCGTTTGTACCAGTTGTGCGTGTTTTCTTGTCGCTGCTTGTGGGCGGCATCGCTGCCAAGGGCCACCATCAGGTGTACGTGCGCTGGCGGGTAGGGGAGTGGGTTTCTCGGTGGTTTGCATGTTGTGGTGGCCATACATGCAGCCTGACGCGTGTTCCTCCTTTCATGCGTTGTCATGGTGCTTTCTAAAGCGAGGTTGCGTGGATCGTGCGTTGTCTACGCGTGCAGAGTTTTCTGGAGTACTCTAGAGTTTGTTCGCTGGCAGTTGTGGGCTTGTGGGTGTTTGTTCTGGCCGCTTCTTCTTGGTGTATATATAGACTTGGTGGATGTTGTTTTTGATTCGTCGGCTCTCCCTCGGTGTTGATCTGGTCTGTTTCCTTTCTTCTCGCCGGCGTCTGGCTTTTCCGTGTGGTTGTTTGTTGGTGTGTGGTTGACAGGTTGATTGGAGCTTTCgatatgtttttttctctttcgtCGACGTGGTGCGGCCGTTGAGATCGATTGGGTGTTGCGGCATGTGTGGGCTCGGCGGCTCGTGCGGAGtagcggtggcggtggctctATAGGAGGGTATTTCGCGGTTGTGTGGGAGGCGGTGGCCCCGACGGCGACAGAGGGAGGCGACGACGGAGGCTCTCGTGGTTGCaaaaggaggcggcggcggatttgCTTTCAGGAAGACATTGGGCATCTCTTCCCTGATCTCATAGGGCGACTGAGTGGCGGCCCACCGTcaaggcgccgacgaggcaTGGTCGCgggaggcggccatggaggttcgcggcccttcttctcctccttgccGCGGCGATGCTCTCCGTCGATGCGTTCCCGGCCGCTGAACCCATTCTGCCCCTGCCCGTGGGACAGCAGCATCAAGTTCTCCGCGTGCGCCGCCGTGCTCGGCCTCCTGGGCGTCCAAGCCGGCTCGCAGTTGATAGGGAGCGACTGCTGCGTGCATGTGTCCGGGCTTGCCGAGGCGGAAGTGGCCACGTGAGTCTACATCGCCGCAAAGGAGAGCGTTCTCGGTGCCAGAACCTGCAGCAAGGAGCTCCCCAACAGGTTCAAGTGTGCGTGCTCTCCTCCACTGCCTCTGGTATTACTAGATCTCTGATGTCTTTGGTATCAGCTTGTTcaatactactccgtactttgTTGACGATGAGGGATTGCTGTTTGGTTGCATGTGATATTACTCGATCTCTGATGTCTCGAGTTGTTTTGGAGATTGGTTGTTGTTTGTTATTAGCTCTTTCCTGATTTTCCCAAGCACTCAGTGGATGGGTAATTATGGGGAGAGCAAGCTTGGGGAATTTATTTCATGAATCCAGATGGGTTAAGCAAAACCCTCACCAACTGCATCCTGAATTTGGTTATTATTCTTAATCTCAGGGGaactttgttgttgttctttcAGGATTTTTGCTCCCACGGCCCCTGCTCTGCTCCTCATCATTTCTGGTCGACGATATAATGATGATATGCACCGTAGTCTAGCACTATTATAATATACAAAAAATACTATTACGAATGCTCATGATATTTTTCTAATAAGGATGTAAAATCTGATGTGTTAGTTTCAGTGTTTAAATCTTTTCTTCTAGAGATGGATCTTTGGTGCCGGGTGCCGGCAATGTTTCAGGATGAGTTTAATCTGTGTAACATGCCTTGTGTCCTTATTATAAATCAGTTTTGACTGTGGCATCCTTTTCAGCTTTTCTCTAAACTTGGTACGTTGGAGtttcttaattaattattaatCCATTTCATTCCTTTTAATTGCAAGATGACGAGAGTTCTACTGCAGTTCTATTTCTTGacgggagtttttttttcagtctTAGTTATTCTTCCTAAATTTGTTACCTTCTGATGTGTTGAACTACATATATATGCTCTCCACTATGTTCTCCAGTGTGCTGCTACTAAAGGACTTGCTTAATGTGGACTTGTGAAGTTTCATTTCCccggaagaagaggagaggagcaTGAACAAGGCTTGCAAGTGTACAAGTAATTGTGAGAAGTTGATGCTTTTGGTTATCGATGTTACGGAGGAGAGTGATCCTTTCAAAAGAATTGTAACTATGTAGTTTCGTATCGATCGTATCAAGTTTGTTACTTCTGCAGTACATTTTGATTTGTTCATTCGACTTGTGGGCATGCGTTTATACTGTATAAAAGAATAGAACTTAGATGTGTCTGCAAGTGGCAGTCTTTCGTATATCTGACCGCCCGCAAGCCATGCGGGATAAATGGGCTGACATTTTCTTAGAAACAAGTTGCGGTACCTCTTCAGACACACATGCACATACAGTAGCGGACGCAGGGAAAAAATGTAGGTGCGACGGAGTTtgcacagaagaaaaaaatcatgcgGCAAAGCAACTCAGTAAAATAGTGTATATGTTGCTCTATATTCAACAAATGtagtaaaaaaatcaaaaaaataaagtatCAACATAAATTATATAGACCATATACTACTACTATATACAACGTAATTGGCCAGATTTTAGGTGTGGCGGCTGCCGGAGCAAGCCATACCCGTTGGGTCTGCCACTGTGCACATACTCTGCACCCACGCACATCACAACTCACACCAACCCATCTATGTACTTACCTAATAAGACCTGGAACTTATACGTTACACCTTATGAGATTATACGTTACACCTTATGAGAAACCCACGCACATCACAACTCACACCAACCCATCTATGTACTTACCTAATAAGACCTGGAACTTATACGTTACACGTTGTGAGAAACTTTCATACGTTACACGTTCTGATAAACTTTCAAAGCCTCTTACTCCGGGAATGACAGGCATGCACTGTCGAGCCCATATGTCTCGGCAGGACCGCAGAACACCAGCTGACGGTATGCGGGCAGGGAAAAGGTCCCGTACAACAACATATTATTAAGAGCAAAGTCCATTTTAAACCTTGTTCTTGTAGAGTTGGACCACATCAAACCCTAACCTGCAAATCCCTGAACTTAGCACCCTCAATTCCCGAATCCTGGTCTTTAGTTGCTAAACTGCGCTTTGCCAAACAGGGATCGATGACGTGGCACCAAGTGGGTCCTACCGTTAGTCCAATGCGGCCTAGACTAGTCGACCCGGTCAGCTAGGGAGACTTCTCATGCTTCCGCGACGGCGCCGTCAGCCATCAGGCGGGCACGGACTTGGATCACCTGACTTAAAGTCAGTGACTTTACATGTGGACCcaaccccacctgtcagtgaccaTAAAGTCACTGACTTTAAGTCAGGGGATCCCTCTCCCGCCCGCCTACGTCTGCAAGGCTGCGTTGTCGTCGGGCAAAGAGCTTGTCGTCAGGGTCACATGGACCCGGTCCAGAGCCGCGGACTCCGCCGACATCTAGGACGTCCCCCCGAACCGAAGAAGCTCATCCGGTCTGCGGTGGCGGCTGCAACTCTGCCCGCTCCTCATCACGCCGCCGCAGGCACAACAAAAGGTGGTCCTCTTGCAGAAGAAGCGCGAGACGACTGATGGTTCCCAGGCGTCCATGGCAGAGACGCGGGGCCCACCAGTTCATGGTGAAGATGTGTGGGGCGGCCGACGGCGTGTGGATGGACGAGGAGATTGCTGTCAAATTGCCCCCGATTGAATTCTTCTTCAAAATCTAGTAGACATAGACGTTGCCGTCAAATTATCCCGACGCTTGGGTCGCGCTGCCGCGGAACACTCGGACGAGGTCGTTCTCGGCGGGTCGGGAGGCAGAGGCGCGAAGCAGCCGGACTCCCCATCCACGAGCGAGGCCAAGAGGCGAATATTCATAGGGTTCCCGTTCTCATCATCGCGCTGGACGGAGGCCGCCATGACCAAAAGattgggcggcggcgtgctgcGGGACCAAGGGCTGGAGTCATCGAACTCGAACCTGCGCTTGTTGTTCCTTCGTGTGTACTACTTTGATTGCTTGCTGTTCCTTCGTGTGTGCTCTGTTCCTGAATCTGACAGCAACCACAACACTGGCAGAATTGAATTAGTTTGCATGCATCAGTGGCCAATTATCCAGGGTGGAGTCAACAATCCCAGCGCAGACTGTGCCACATCAGCATTTTCAGGAGCAATCCTACTTAAACGCATTAATGATTGGGATTGGAGAGTTGAGGGTGCCAACTTTAGGTATTTGCAGGTCAGGGTTTGATGCGGTCTACCTCTACAAGAACAAGGTTTAAAATGGACTTTACTCTATTATTAATGATCGGAAACCCATTGATTACTGCGCTTTTAGTGATTAGTATTCAAAGAATCTTGTGTTTAGAATATGAAgtgttagaaaaaaaattcatccaTTTTCAGCATGTTACGCAAATACAAGAGCTGCATAATGAAAAACTATTGCAAAGCATAGCAACTTTTTTGACGTGACTGTGTGCTTTCCAAgaaaatatgaagaaaattGTTACTACGTCGCTTTAGTTTTGTCAACGGCGTGCTTCGCCACGTACCCGCTAGTATTGTTATAATCAGTGGCAAATATTGTTAGAAGAATGTACAGATTGAGCATGTCGTCttgtcattttttctttttcacatgAAAGTCAATTATTGATATTTGTACTGCATGCCAGTTATAAATCGTAAGCTCGGTACATGCATGGGTTACTGAATGCTCTTCATTTCAGGTGGTAATTGTTGGTGTTTATGGTGGCTTGAATTTCGCTCAACCCAAGGGCATTGGGGTTGGGCTGGATTCATCTGGCTTTACAACTCTGTGCTGCTTTTAGCCCTCATATTTATCTGTAAGTattgtaatatatttttattttatttatcatTTATTCCGCTTTTCTTGTGTGCGTGGGTGGGGGGGTGGATCAACTGCTTGCGGTAAAACTCCAGAGATATTTACTTGCTTTGCATATCCAAAAATGGGCAGCAGTATCCACTTGGTGGTCCTCAATGTTCACTTTTGGATCAACTGCTTGCGGTCCATGTTACTCCCTGTACCGCTGAAAACTTCCGAGATATTTCCTTGCTTTGCATATCCAAGAATGCGCAGCAGTATCCACTTGGTGGTCCTCGATGTTCACTTTTTACAATAACAATGCACAATGCTAAAACTTGttaaaggtttttttttttgggtgggATTCCACTTGTTAAAGGTTTAGTTAGTCGTATCAAGGCTTAGTCCGCTGACTGATTTATTTGTCTTGTTCTTTGGCAGCTGATGTAACCTGCAATAGGCTGTTAGCTAGTTGGACTGAGTGGATCGAGAAATGCAGGAAGCTTCTCAGCAGTTGTAGAATGTGGATAGAGATGTTCACGCTTTCTGCTCTCTCGTGCCTGATTCTACTATGGTCGATATATGCCTATTTACAGCATTAAGGTTCAGTACAAGTAGTCCCTGGCAGCTCTCGCCCTTACTTGGTACTTCGGCCGACtaattcatattacttgtctcggATCTactacaaaattgtactaaatcgGTGACAAGTAATTTCAGACAAGAAGCACTAGATGTAGCCTTGGATCTCATCCAAATTAGGGACCAGCGATTTAACGTATGCTACTACTATCATGTGTACAGAATAATCCTCTTGTCGATTTGCTTTCACTTGTTTGATAATTTCGGGACTGGCCGGTTGATCCCTTGGAACTGCAGTTCTGTGTTTCGTTCCAGCAGCTAAAGTTCAGCAAATCGGTTTCGTGTGTTATGTCGTTTTGAGCGTCAAGTGCACAATGTATCTTACATATCGTTTACCTTTTGGACCTCATGGAATTGTACGGCGCTATTCATCACTTTGGCGATGCACTGACACATTGGTCAGTAGCAGGACATAAATTTGAAGTACTCTGGTGAATTTAACGTGTTGCCGAATGTACTCCCTTATATCATGCGTTCTAGTTTTTGCACACATAccaaggaaacaaaaacatcAGGCCTGTGACATTGCAAACCGAGCCTGCCCAAGACAttggccttttttttatccTGCTTTGCCCAATCACACGAGCCCTCCCATCCTGCAATTGGTCAACATGCTGTCATTGTTTAATGCATGCAACTACTGCAGCTATGGTGGGCTGAAAAGGTTCTATGTCTCGTATAAACGGACATAGCTATTTGAATAACACGTTCAGAATaacgggacggagggagtagcacagTAGCTACCAGCTGATGGACATATGGTTATGGTATGGACTTTTTCCACGCTACAAAACGGCAGAAGCTCACCTCAACAGATTGCATACTACTGGTATGTTCAAAGAGTTTTGAATCACCGACGAATTCAAGATCTACTAGGGAAGAAGAATTGAAAGCCCATAAAGCGGACAAATAGAAATGAACATGGAGATAAGAAACTCGCGTGGGCTGTGGATCAATAAAAATActtcttctttgttttggAGGAAGCACTATAGGCCCAGCTTTGTTTAAAAGAAATTGTGCAGGATGATCGGTAGGATTGGCCCATCCCTTAAGCCCAGAAGATCTACCTGTTCCGGGCCCCCGATTATAACGACCCAACAGACAACATGCGGCCCCTGAAAAAACAGACAATATGCGGTATCTGTGTAGCATACAACTATACAAGATGGGGCTATCAGAAGCACACActttcctctaaaaaaaaagcagaagCAGACACTTCGATCGAatcttcttaaaaaaaataaagcaaTGCAGTTTGTATGGACGAACATGATTAAACGATGACGAACAAAACGATAAATGAGACTAAGAAATTTTCAATCAAACTATAAAGCACGGAGTAGTCAATACGGATGATGCATGCAAACAGGATGAGCATATACATTTGGCAAACATGCACTAGCTAGGCATATATAGACGCCTTGGCAGCTGATGGCAAGACGTCAGCTCGTACGTAGAAGCAGCTCGTGTGAAACTACACGATCCTACACGGCTCCAAAGGTCTTTCATGGCCGGCCGACAAGGTCAACCCTAGGACAATCCATGTTAGCTTTCCGTCGCTTCCAAGATTAAAACATCTTCTACTCCTATATATCTATGCCCATGAGTCAACATAATGCTACTGCAAAAGAAACTAGTCAATACAGGGGATTGCTTAGGCACAACTGCTCGCACAACGTACGTCCTCGATGAGGGCACACGACCGGAACAACCTGCAACTCCAAGCATTTCAATtgaacaaatcaaacaaatagTTTAGCTtatgaaaacaaagaaaaagactTCTCctatagtactccgtacaagTATTTACATCAAGTCACCGCATCATCATCCAACGCGATACGGCACGACACGGTGCGTTCGTCGCCACGTGGCAGTCAGACATACGTGGAAGGTCAGAAGTGACACGTCAGCCATCTTCGTCTACCCGTCGTGCGTGGCcgcggacgccggcgacgagaagTAGGGGTCGGAGAGCACGAGCCCGTCGAGAAAGTCCGCGAACCGGTgctcccgcctcctcctgttCCCCGCGGCAGCGCCGTCCTCCAGCGCCCTGAGCAGCGCCTCCGCCTTGGCCTTCCCCCTCGCGCTCGCCCCTTGGTCCTCCGCGAGCTCCCTCACGGCCTCCTCGGCGCCGCCCACGGCCAGCACCTCCTCCACGGCGCTCTCCCCGCCGGCCATGACCAGGTTCAGCAGCGCCGACGCCGCGTTCTCCCTGGCCCGCCCCGTGGCCGCGGCGCCGTCCACGAGGTCCACGAGGATGCGCACCCCGGCCACGGCCGCGAACGCGGCCACGCTCTCGGCGCACCCGGCCACCTGCGCCACCACGGCCGTCGCGTCCTCCACGATGCCGCTACGCCCGTCGGCAACCACCAGCGCGAACAGGGCGCGCGCGCAGCCGAGCTCCACCAGCGCCGGCCGGTTCAGCGGGTACAGCGCCACGCCGAAGAGCGCCTTGAGCGCGTCCTTGGTTGCCCTCGTCGTCGTGCtccggctgccggggcggaggagggtgACGAGCGCCGAGAGCAAGGGGATCTTGGCGCCGATGATGGGCCGGTAGGCGTCCACGCAGAGGAggctggcgacggcggccgccgcgtgcTGGGCGGCGTGATTTGGCTGATCCtcgaaggaggaggacggagacgaagaagaagacgagtgGATTGCGGCGGAGAGCGCGTCCAGGATGCCGGGGGTGGACATGACCTGCTCCCGCGCCGAGAGGGAGATGTtgagcagcgcggcggcggcgtcctcggcGGACATGGACGTGGACGTGAGCTGGGAGGCGAGGAAGGGGACGGCccccgcgtcggccaggggGCCGCGGA
The Brachypodium distachyon strain Bd21 chromosome 2, Brachypodium_distachyon_v3.0, whole genome shotgun sequence genome window above contains:
- the LOC100825814 gene encoding uncharacterized protein LOC100825814, with the protein product MEVKLQTARTLVGRLRGAAAVRDPGATAAAVADIRRASKDDPDVRGPLADAGAVPFLASQLTSTSMSAEDAAAALLNISLSAREQVMSTPGILDALSAAIHSSSSSSPSSSFEDQPNHAAQHAAAAVASLLCVDAYRPIIGAKIPLLSALVTLLRPGSRSTTTRATKDALKALFGVALYPLNRPALVELGCARALFALVVADGRSGIVEDATAVVAQVAGCAESVAAFAAVAGVRILVDLVDGAAATGRARENAASALLNLVMAGGESAVEEVLAVGGAEEAVRELAEDQGASARGKAKAEALLRALEDGAAAGNRRRREHRFADFLDGLVLSDPYFSSPASAATHDG